The Desulfobacterales bacterium region GGCAATACTTTATGGCGTCATTGACTTCCGATTCAGGATAAGCATCCATGTCAATCACCTCAATATAACCGGCATCATTTAAACGAAATACCTCAGGGCATGTTTCTACACAGACACCACAGACGATACATTCACTGAGCTCAACCACAGGTACTTTCATTTTATTCATTAACCGCTTTTCCGATTGTGCGGCCATATTCGTAACATTGTTCAAGGCCTTCTTTGTCAGGAACGTATTGTATTTTTAGGCCCGAATCGATCATATCAAATTTCATACCTTTGAGCTCCTTGGCAATGATCTTGGTAGATTCACCACTCCAGCCGTAGGAGCCAAAAGCGGCCCCGATTTTATTCAGTGGTTTCAGCCCTTTCATGTAACATAGAAAATCGGCCAATGATGGAAACAACCCATTGTTCAAGGTCGGACCGCCGACGACAACCGCCTTGGCATCAAAAACCTCGGTCATCACTTCACTGCGGTGCCATTTTCTAAGATGTAAAGGCTTGGTCGGAACCCCTTCTTTATTAATGCCGGTAGCAATGGCCTCAGCCATTTTTTCGGTGCTGTGCCACATGGTATCGTAGATGACCACGGCCTTTTTCTTAGGAACCTGCTGACACCAGCGAACGTAAGCTTCAAGGATTTTGGCCGGATTCTGGCGCCAGATGATCCCGTGGTCGGGGCAAATCATCTTGAATTCCATGCCGGATTCAATGATGTTCTTAAGATACTTCTGAATCAAGGGGACATACAGCAACAAAATATTGGCAAAGTATTTTTTGGCATGATGCATAATCGCATCCCCGATCTGATCGTCGAACCGTTCGGGGCCGGCAAAGTGCTGGCCGAATCCATCACTTGAAAAAAGAATTTTGTCTTCTTTGAGATAGGTAAACATACTGTCCGGCCAATGAACCATACGGGTTTCCAGAAAGTTCAATGTTTTTTTGCCAAGGCTCAACTCTTGGCCGGTCTCGACAGGCTGGTAATTCCAGTTGCGCGTAAAGTGGCGCGGTAAATTCTTATGGCCCATTTTGGAGCAGTACAATGGTTTGTCTTCACCCACCCGATGCATGACCCGGGCCAAGCCGCCGGAGTGGTCCAGCTCGGTGTGATTGCTGATCACATAGTCAATATTTTTAGGGTCAACGACGGCGGAAATATTGGCCAGCAGCTGATCTGCAAACTCCTTTTTGACGGTATCGAGCAATGCGATCTTGTCATCGACGATTAAAAATGAATTATAGGTCGTTCCCAGGTCGGTCGAATACCCATGGAAATCTCTTATATTCCAGTCGATAACACCCACGTCGTATACTCCGGGTGCAATTTCTAATGGTTCCATATCCCTCTCCCGTTATTCTGTAGCTTTTCCGTATTTAAATCCAACATTTTTTAGCAGGAAATAATGTAAACACATTTAAAGCCGGCGCAACCTGCGCTAAAGGTCTAAACAACCGCTTATGCGACCCTTAGCACCCGCTGCCAAAACAATTGATGCCCTTTTAATCCGCGCACATTCGCCGGCCTAAAAGGGCATCGAATTGGCTTTTATCAAATCGTTTGATAAATACTGTTTATTTATTCCTTTTCAAAATCAGCCTTGGAAGCGCCGCATACCGGGCATTCCCAATCATCCGGCACATCATCCCATTTGGTGCCAGCAGCCACTCCATTATCCGGATCCCCTTGTTCCGGATCGTAAACATACCCGCAGATCGTGCATACATACCTGTCCATTATTGCCCTCCTTGTGTTAATGTGTTGGTCGTGCCGAGGTTATTTTCTAAAACCGGCTTTTCTGATGCCCCAATTTTTCTAACCTGTTCTATTGACAGTTTCAAGACTATTTTTATTAGAATAGATTTCAAAACCCTTTTGAAGTTTATTTTGCGGCCTTTTGTTTACAAGCGCTTAATGAAGTGGAGCGCGAAATCTTGAACTGCCTGAGGGCGATAGCCCGAGTTTTTAAGATTTAGCGAAACGAGTTTAGCGCTTTTCAAAAGCCGCAAACCAACACAAAAGGAGTTTTGAAATGAATTCTGCCATCTTTAAAATTTGGATTAGCCTAATGGCTTAAACATTTTTTTGCTGGCGCCGCAGACCGGACATTTCCAGTCATCCGGCAGATCGTCAAATGCAGTGCCTTTGGGAATTTTGCCCTTGCGGTCACCACGGTCGGGATCATAAATATATCCGCAATTCACTGTCTGGCATTGATACATCTCATGGGGTTCGGCCATCCATCCTCCTACTCAGATTA contains the following coding sequences:
- a CDS encoding ferredoxin — translated: MNKMKVPVVELSECIVCGVCVETCPEVFRLNDAGYIEVIDMDAYPESEVNDAIKYCPVDCIYLVS
- a CDS encoding flavodoxin domain-containing protein; the protein is MEPLEIAPGVYDVGVIDWNIRDFHGYSTDLGTTYNSFLIVDDKIALLDTVKKEFADQLLANISAVVDPKNIDYVISNHTELDHSGGLARVMHRVGEDKPLYCSKMGHKNLPRHFTRNWNYQPVETGQELSLGKKTLNFLETRMVHWPDSMFTYLKEDKILFSSDGFGQHFAGPERFDDQIGDAIMHHAKKYFANILLLYVPLIQKYLKNIIESGMEFKMICPDHGIIWRQNPAKILEAYVRWCQQVPKKKAVVIYDTMWHSTEKMAEAIATGINKEGVPTKPLHLRKWHRSEVMTEVFDAKAVVVGGPTLNNGLFPSLADFLCYMKGLKPLNKIGAAFGSYGWSGESTKIIAKELKGMKFDMIDSGLKIQYVPDKEGLEQCYEYGRTIGKAVNE
- a CDS encoding rubredoxin; the protein is MDRYVCTICGYVYDPEQGDPDNGVAAGTKWDDVPDDWECPVCGASKADFEKE
- a CDS encoding rubredoxin, whose translation is MAEPHEMYQCQTVNCGYIYDPDRGDRKGKIPKGTAFDDLPDDWKCPVCGASKKMFKPLG